Proteins co-encoded in one Fusobacterium sp. DD2 genomic window:
- the rpoC gene encoding DNA-directed RNA polymerase subunit beta', giving the protein MEIRSFEKIRIRLASPEKIEEWSHGEVTKPETINYRTLNPENDGLFCERIFGPTKDWECGCGKYKRMRYKGLVCEKCGVEVTKSKVRRERMGHIALAAPVAHIWYSKGTPNKMALIIGLSPKELESVLYFARYIVTETGESNLKEGKILTEKEYKLYKQLYGNKFEALMGAEAVLKLLEKIDLEKLKDELEKELEDVTSAQKRKKIVKRLKIVRDFIASDNKPQWMILKNVPVIPADLRPMVQLDGGRFATSDLNDLYRRVINRNNRLKKLLEKRAPEIVVKNEKRMLQEAVDALIDNGRRGKPVVAQNNRELKSLSDMLKGKQGRFRQNLLGKRVDYSARSVIVVGPSLKMNQCGIPKKMALELYKPFIMRELVKRELATNIKTAKKLVEDADDRVWDVIEDVIQDHPVLLNRAPTLHRLSIQAFEPVLIEGKAIRLHPLVCSAFNADFDGDQMAVHLMLSPEAIMEAKLLMLAPNNIISPSNGEPIAVPSQDMVMGCFYMTKDRAGAKGEGKMFSNIAQALSAYDNGVLDTHALIKVRINGEMVETTPGRLMFNELLPEIDKQYHETFGKKQLKKLIARLYDEHGFTETAELINKIKNFGYHYGAMAGVSVGIEDLEIPANKKDILDKADAEVAQIDADYKAGKIINEERYRKTITVWSEATKAVGDAMMRGLDQFNPVYMMATSGARGNESQMRQLAAMRGNMADTQGRIIEVPIKANFREGLTVLEFFMSSHGARKGLADTALRTADSGYLTRRLVDISHEVIVNAEDCGTLEGIEVGDLVSDGKVIEELKERINGRVLAEDIVVDGVTIGKRNDMVGKEMIKKIEEAGLKKVKIRSPLTCALEKGVCRKCYGMDLSNHKEILLGEAVGVVAAQSIGEPGTQLTMRTFHTGGVATAATLVTSTKADNSGKVTFRDIKILKNEETGEDVVVSQGAKLIIGNYDYEVNSGSVLKVKEGDMVKEGDILMTFDPFHIPIIADQAGRIEYRELYVKENYDEKYDVTEYMAVKPVESGDINPRVVVFDNDGNQIGSYPIPFGAFLMVREGDMVQKGQTIAKIIKQGAGNKDITGGLPRVQELFEARNPKGKAMLTEVDGKVEVTGKKKKGMRVILIKSQTDPDMVKEYLVPVADRLVATDGMLVKAGDKITEGAISPFDILNIKGLVAAEQFILESVQQVYRDQGVTVNDKHIEIIVKQMFKKVRVVDSGASLFLEDEVVERNLVDAENERLRAIGKPEIKYEPVIQGITKAAVNTGSFISAASFQETTKVLSNAAIEGKVDYLEGLKENVIIGKKIPAGTGFSAYKKVREKIIEDEIKQD; this is encoded by the coding sequence ATGGAAATTAGAAGTTTTGAGAAAATAAGAATTAGATTGGCATCTCCTGAAAAGATCGAAGAATGGTCACACGGAGAAGTTACAAAACCTGAAACTATCAACTATAGAACTTTAAATCCCGAAAACGATGGACTTTTCTGCGAAAGAATATTCGGACCAACAAAAGATTGGGAATGTGGATGCGGAAAATATAAAAGAATGAGATATAAAGGTTTAGTTTGTGAAAAATGTGGGGTAGAAGTAACTAAATCTAAGGTGAGAAGAGAGAGAATGGGACACATTGCTCTTGCTGCACCAGTTGCTCATATTTGGTATTCTAAAGGAACACCAAATAAAATGGCACTTATAATCGGGCTATCTCCAAAAGAACTTGAATCTGTATTATATTTTGCTAGATATATAGTTACAGAAACTGGAGAAAGCAACTTAAAAGAAGGAAAAATACTAACTGAAAAAGAATATAAATTATACAAGCAATTATACGGAAATAAATTTGAAGCTTTAATGGGAGCAGAAGCTGTATTAAAGTTATTAGAAAAAATTGATCTTGAAAAATTAAAAGATGAATTAGAAAAAGAGTTAGAAGATGTAACTTCAGCACAAAAGAGAAAGAAAATCGTTAAGAGATTAAAAATTGTTAGAGACTTTATCGCTTCTGACAACAAACCTCAATGGATGATTCTTAAAAATGTTCCAGTAATTCCAGCTGATTTAAGACCTATGGTTCAGCTAGATGGAGGAAGATTTGCTACTTCTGACTTAAATGATTTATATAGAAGAGTTATTAACAGAAACAACAGACTTAAAAAACTTCTTGAAAAAAGAGCACCTGAAATCGTTGTTAAAAACGAAAAAAGAATGCTTCAAGAAGCTGTTGACGCTTTAATAGATAATGGTAGAAGAGGAAAACCAGTAGTTGCTCAAAACAACAGAGAGTTAAAATCACTATCTGATATGTTAAAAGGTAAACAAGGTAGATTTAGACAAAACCTACTAGGAAAAAGAGTTGACTACTCAGCAAGATCGGTAATTGTTGTTGGACCATCATTAAAGATGAACCAATGTGGAATTCCTAAGAAAATGGCACTTGAACTTTACAAACCTTTCATTATGAGAGAACTTGTAAAAAGAGAGCTTGCTACTAATATAAAAACTGCTAAGAAATTAGTTGAAGATGCAGACGATAGAGTTTGGGACGTAATTGAAGATGTAATTCAAGACCACCCTGTTTTATTAAACAGAGCTCCCACACTACACAGACTATCAATTCAAGCATTTGAACCAGTTTTAATTGAAGGTAAAGCAATTAGACTTCACCCATTAGTATGTTCAGCATTTAACGCTGACTTCGACGGAGACCAAATGGCAGTACACTTAATGCTATCTCCAGAAGCTATAATGGAAGCAAAACTATTAATGCTTGCACCAAATAATATCATCTCTCCATCAAATGGAGAACCTATAGCAGTTCCATCTCAAGACATGGTTATGGGATGTTTCTATATGACAAAAGATAGAGCAGGAGCAAAAGGAGAAGGAAAAATGTTCTCTAATATCGCTCAAGCTTTAAGTGCATATGATAATGGAGTATTAGATACTCACGCTTTAATTAAAGTAAGAATCAATGGAGAAATGGTAGAAACTACTCCAGGAAGACTTATGTTTAATGAACTTTTACCAGAAATTGATAAACAATATCATGAAACATTTGGTAAAAAACAACTTAAGAAATTAATTGCAAGATTATATGATGAGCACGGATTTACAGAAACAGCTGAATTAATCAACAAGATTAAGAACTTTGGATACCACTATGGTGCTATGGCAGGGGTATCAGTAGGTATAGAAGACCTAGAAATCCCAGCTAACAAGAAAGATATCCTGGATAAAGCTGATGCTGAAGTTGCTCAAATAGATGCTGATTATAAAGCAGGAAAAATTATTAACGAAGAAAGATATAGAAAAACTATCACTGTATGGTCTGAAGCTACTAAAGCCGTTGGAGATGCAATGATGCGTGGACTAGATCAATTCAACCCAGTTTACATGATGGCCACTTCAGGAGCCAGAGGTAACGAATCTCAAATGAGACAACTTGCTGCAATGAGAGGAAACATGGCAGACACACAAGGTAGAATTATCGAAGTACCGATCAAAGCAAACTTCCGTGAAGGACTAACAGTATTAGAGTTCTTCATGTCATCACACGGAGCTAGAAAAGGTCTAGCAGATACTGCCCTAAGAACTGCCGATTCAGGATACTTAACAAGAAGACTAGTTGATATTTCTCACGAAGTTATTGTTAATGCTGAAGACTGTGGAACATTAGAGGGAATTGAAGTTGGAGATCTAGTTTCAGATGGTAAAGTAATTGAAGAATTAAAAGAAAGAATCAATGGAAGAGTTCTAGCTGAAGATATCGTTGTAGACGGTGTAACAATCGGTAAGAGAAACGATATGGTTGGAAAAGAAATGATTAAGAAGATAGAGGAAGCTGGACTTAAGAAAGTTAAGATCAGATCTCCATTAACTTGTGCTCTTGAAAAAGGAGTATGTAGAAAATGTTATGGTATGGACTTATCTAACCATAAAGAAATTCTTCTTGGAGAAGCTGTTGGAGTTGTGGCAGCACAATCAATCGGGGAACCTGGTACTCAGCTAACAATGAGAACGTTCCATACAGGAGGAGTTGCAACAGCAGCAACACTTGTAACATCAACTAAAGCTGATAACAGCGGTAAAGTTACATTTAGAGATATAAAAATATTGAAAAACGAAGAAACTGGAGAAGACGTAGTAGTTAGCCAAGGAGCTAAATTAATCATTGGAAACTATGACTACGAAGTTAACTCAGGATCAGTATTAAAGGTTAAAGAGGGAGATATGGTTAAAGAGGGAGATATCCTAATGACATTTGACCCATTCCATATACCTATAATTGCTGACCAAGCAGGTAGAATCGAATATAGAGAACTGTATGTAAAAGAAAACTATGACGAAAAATATGACGTTACAGAATACATGGCAGTTAAACCAGTTGAATCTGGAGACATCAACCCAAGAGTAGTAGTATTTGATAACGATGGAAATCAAATTGGAAGCTACCCAATTCCATTTGGAGCATTCTTAATGGTAAGAGAAGGGGATATGGTACAAAAAGGACAAACTATTGCTAAGATCATCAAACAAGGTGCTGGAAACAAAGACATCACTGGAGGTCTTCCAAGAGTTCAAGAACTATTTGAAGCTAGAAACCCTAAAGGAAAAGCTATGCTTACTGAAGTTGATGGTAAAGTTGAAGTAACTGGTAAGAAGAAAAAAGGTATGAGAGTAATCTTAATCAAATCTCAAACAGATCCAGATATGGTAAAAGAATACTTAGTACCAGTAGCAGACCGTCTAGTTGCAACTGATGGAATGCTAGTTAAAGCAGGAGACAAAATTACTGAAGGAGCTATATCTCCATTTGACATCTTGAATATTAAAGGACTTGTAGCAGCTGAACAATTTATCCTTGAATCAGTTCAACAAGTATATAGAGACCAAGGTGTTACTGTAAATGACAAACACATTGAAATTATCGTTAAACAAATGTTTAAAAAGGTAAGAGTAGTTGATTCTGGAGCATCATTGTTCCTAGAAGATGAAGTAGTTGAAAGAAATCTTGTAGATGCAGAAAATGAAAGACTTCGTGCAATTGGAAAACCTGAAATTAAGTATGAACCTGTAATTCAAGGTATTACAAAAGCAGCTGTTAACACAGGAAGCTTCATATCAGCAGCATCATTCCAAGAAACTACTAAAGTATTGTCTAATGCAGCAATTGAAGGTAAGGTTGACTATTTGGAAGGACTTAAAGAAAATGTTATCATTGGTAAGAAAATACCAGCTGGTACAGGATTTAGTGCTTACAAAAAAGTCAGAGAAAAAATCATTGAAGATGAGATTAAACAAGACTAG